The genomic interval aaataaaacGATAGAACCAAATGGTATGAGTCTGgtattacctttttttttctgttacaaaaacaaaagggtGGCCTTAGATTGTTTGCCTATGTTTCCCGCATATCATACCACCACGTAGAGTTCCAATGGCTAGAGATATTTAGTTTGACAGTAACTCATTTTACCAATTTCAAGTAAGCATTGCCATACGTCAACTAGTTGATCGTATGTGTGCTGGCCTCAACTTGGTCGCCAGTTAACTTTTTCCAGACTTCAGTGCCTTGATCAGCCATGTCGGCAGGGACCTGGCCATAGGTATTCTCCTTCTTGGGACACGCTCCAGCCCGAAGCAAGAGCTCCACAACACCCAGATGTTCCCCTCTGGCAGCATGATGGAGTGGCTACAGGGAGTAATTGCAGAAAATTATACATCACGAAGATAGCATCtagttgaaaaaaatgttcatgTAATACTGAAAGCTTAAGGAACTTTACAGTGTCGCCTTCAGAATCAACAGTGTTGAGCATTCTTGTTAAGCAGCCATCAATATTCGCAGCAAAGTCCAGAATGTACCGGACTATCTCAGTAAAGCCTGCATGAAAGTTTCAATTGATGAACTGCACATATAAGCTGTAGCAAATGGGACAAGAATAGCCAGAGCTCAATGCATAGTGTTAAACATGAATACCTCCAGCACAAGCATCATGAAGAGGAATTGCTCCTTCTTCATCTTTGCATTCCAAGCTAGCTCCACGTTCCAACAGTAGCTGATAAGATAACCACAGTTAGATACAATcaatagagagaaaaaataattcagtATAACAATGTGAACCTGCACACAAGGTAGATGGCCATATAAGCATGATATGTGAAGCAGAGTATCACCATCTTCAATTGGATCATCAACCTTGCCATCATAGTTATCTGTATACACATATCAATAGGATTTAAGGAAAGATCTCCACCTACAAGTCTGCAACTATCATCTATATGTACAAATGCTTTTCCTGGTGGCAGCTTACACTTGCGAGTAATTCTCCAATGCACcaacagaagaaaaatagaTACCTTAAGAATGGATCCTTTTTTCTATGAAGTTTTGAAAAATGTAATGGATTTGTCACAACATACTGAGACCGTTAGCATGGTGAAAGCATCACACATATGTAATCATTACAGGCTTACTGCATTGTCATAAGAATGCTAAAAGGACAGGATTTCTTAAAGCCATCACTAGAAAAGAATGGCAAATATAAAGCATTGGCAACAGTATCTGAAGTTTCTACCCAATCAATAGTAGGTGCTCTGTTTTAGTTTGTCTTGGGAAAAACCAGGGTTTATCAAAGCCGTCACTCAAAAAGATTAAACTCaaaaagattaaaagaatGGAAAATATGAAGCATTGGCAAAAATACCTCAACTCAATTCTACCCAATCAATAGTACTAGTAAGTGCTTTGTTTCAGTTCAGTTTCCGTGAAAAATAAGGGAGGGAAACAACTCCTCTTGAACTTGGTAAGTTTAAAACACAGACGGATGAATCAATAAAAACAAGGTAAAGAAGGACAACCTATGTAAGCCAGAAAGTTCACTGCTCTGAATATACAACTGAAGAATAGAGATTAAATCATGAAAAGAACCCAAGGTAAACACAAACTGGTGTTGAAACAAAGACATAAAGCCCATCCAATGAAGGTTAATAGATTCATGGACAAGCAAATAGCATATCGACAAAGCAAGAACATAGTAATATAGTATGCAGGTGAAAAAATAACAAGGTCATATAGATTCACAAACTAGTGTTGAGCCTACAAATTTCATGGGCGGATTGAGCAAAGAAAGCATTTGGAATTGTGGTGACGTTTCAAAAGAGATTATGTTGtgctattttcaaataatctaAACAATAGAAAATCTGCTTTACTGTAATACTAATAAACATATTTCTGTGACTAACGATATCCCATCACTTCCTCAGCTACACATCAACGCCAAGGTAGATCAAATACAGAGAACTAGACATACAGAAATTACAGATAACACAAAGTGCATGGTTTAGTTATACTTTTGAATCGCCAGCTGACAAGCTTACCGTGTTTTCCTACAAAAGGGTACTGTAGATTTCGACTAAAAAAGGATATAAATTAGCCTTGTTTTATACATTGCAATGCACAAAGCCATAAATCATGGAAAGTTCAGGTTGCAAGCAACTACACAAGCTGATCCACAATCATGGAAGGGCAAATCTAGAATTGCACAGCAGAAGCAAGGGCCAGCACCAACCTACCCAACACGCGTACCCTAATCGAACCAAATGATCCAACAAAACCCTAGAAAATATTCAAGGATCGGGAGAGAGGGGGGTGTGCAGAATCAAGCAAGCCGGTACCGAGCGCGGTAACGAGGGCAGTGACGTTGCCGGActgggcggcgtcggcgagggcgaagAGGTGCTCAGGCAGTGGCCTATCCTCGTCCTCGGAGAGGGCCACGAACTCCTCGTCGATCTCGCCGTCGTCCACGAGGTCATTGCGGCGGCCGGGAACTGCCATCTCCGCGAGGAGGCTCTCCGGCGTCTCGGGCTTTTAGGGGTTTGGGCTCGCGGCGTCGAGACGAAAGCGGAAGAGGAAAATGGTTTTGACGGCGGCTTCGATGCAGAGGAAAACCTAGCCGGTGGCTCAAGTGCTCAGCTGCAACTAGTACTAGTGTAGTACTATCTCCTGACGTTGGATGGCAAATGGACGTTCGAGATCGTATGGGCAGGAATGGAGAGTTGTTTTTTCTCGTCGACGACTTGGGCAATTATTAGCGACATTATTCACAAAAATCtgataaaaatgttatttatatCGGTtaaacacaatttatgttgccTGCGTCTCCTTTGAGCACAGCAAACACAAGCCTTGCAAAAAAAGATATGTGAATGGATTGTCATATGTCAAGCCTTCTCAAAATACTATGTGAAagatacataaaaattttgaaatagttGGTTGAGTGCAACAAGAAAATAGAACAGCCCGTTTGATATGAAATTCATAtaaggttttttaaaaaatcccaAACAACAAACGATCTATATGAACTGGGTGCCAGATAATTAAGAAGAAGTGAGCGCGTCAGAGAACCAAATGCGCCACGGGCTAAAACCTGCTCAATGTGCTAACAAGCAGCCAAGCACATTTCATTATTGCACTCATCTGTCTTAATTCTACTATAGCTTTGTGGTCCTATAAATTAATCTCCGATATTTCTTTAGCGGCCTCACAGGGCGCGTTCGCAATTGATCTGGAAcgaaacattttctttttctccgtaCACATgtttcctgaactgctaaatagtgtgtgttttatcaaagaaaaaattatatgaaagttgttaaaaaaatcagattaatctatttttaaatttaaaaaagctaatacttaattaattatgtgccaGTAACTTTCTTTTTACGTACACTGATTATTCTTTTACATGTACTGATTAGACCAGATGGCACCGTCAAGTACGAATAAGGAATTCAACGGGCCTATCCATCTTCCATTTCGTAATATTAAAACATGGTATTCTAAAAAGAAGTTGACTCAGCTCGTTGCTTCTTCGAGATTGTAGTATGACAACAAAACAGTGAGCCAatagtgaaaaagaaaaatatcgtCTAGGGGAGAGAGTAACAGTAATCAGTACTCTATACAGTTCAGTGGAAAACGACGCATGTATGGTCTTCTAAGCTTTTTCTGGACAATGCATCATTCGAAGTATGGTTTTCTTAGGATTGTTTAGAcgaggctaaactttttagccctacgtcatatcggatgtttggacactaatttgaagtattaaatataaactagtaaaaaaactaattttataaataagtggtaatctaccagacgaattttttaagcctaattaatccataattagatcatgtttactatagcatcacatagactaattatagattaattaggcttaatagattcgtcttgcgaattagtccaagattatggatgaattttattaatagtctacgtttactatttatactaagtgtccaaacattcgatgggacaagggactaaagtttaaagtttagcccccCGTCGCAAACACCCCTTTGTTGAAACTTGCAAGTCGACCTCACAAGATTAAACAAAATCATGGCGCATGACATGACGCACTTCCAATACATCGCAAAGAACACCAGCAAAATGCTCCACAATCGCATGAACTGCACcgatcgagctagctagctgatggTTACCTGCAAGCCGCCCGGCAACTCGCATCACTTGTTTACAGCGCATCGGCACCAACTGGGACCTGAATATGTACCTGTTCttctaattttatttgatCCGATCAGTCAAAACATATATCAAGCAGGCAGAGCATTCCTTTCACCCTGACCCATCTGCATAGAACGGCATTAACAAATGGTATGATCATTCTAGTTGGTCAGATGTAATCGGATGGCATGAGTTCATTCTCAGGCTGGATATGCTGTAATGCTATCTGACGgtagattttaaattagttGGTTTGCAGGTCAAATGGCTTTGGGACATGTCGAGCTGAAGGCTGAAGCTGCTTTTACTAGGGCTTTTTTTTTAGCATGGTTGGAGCTGCCTTTACGAAAGGCGCACACTTGCTGTTCAGAGAAAGCAACAGTTGCTTCTCTGGGCAGGAAATCAACTAGGTATTCTCcagtagattattttttttagataatggaggCATTCTCCAGTAGATATGCAGGTTTTGTTTTGGCCAAGAACACTGAACAGGAGAGGAAAGGATGTATGATGTACGATGTATCGCGTGCGCATAATACCATTCAGGTCTGAACCAATCCATAAGGGTGATCGGATCGTCAGCAAACAATGCATTCAAGCAGGCACAGGAACTTGACATACAGTAACGGTCCAGCGATTAATGATCAgctttccttttccctcttTGAAAGGCATCGACGAGCAGATTTTATGATGAACCCACTGCGGATGCGtcttttttctagttttctgTCACGATTATCCTTGGTTTCTATGATTTGATTGTGTTTTTCGAactaataaatgatatatttttaataagtatttatataaaagttcatcgtcttataaaataaaggtGGATATTTTTGACGGATCACGGGGGTGAGAGCCCCACCtgaatcataatatttttaaaggtGGATTTTTGATTTTATGGCACGTGGTTACatcatttattatattaaatagttattgaaaattaaataattttcatcttttatattcGTCTGGGGAGAAAACGCAGCCTACCTTCGTATGCGGCAACAGCCACGGACCACAGGAGTTTCAACCATGATCAGATCGAGATGATTACAGCCCGACGCTCATCCCTGAACTGAGCACACGTCAAGCGTCGCCCGGTCGGCTTCCACGACGACCCACGACGCGACGACGGGCAGAGTCGGcagagacgagacgagacagCGGCCGCACCAACATGCCAATCCAACCAAAAGGTTTTAATTCGGAGGAATGGGGCGgggcagctagctagcgcaCGCGGACGCGGACGCGGGTGGGTGACGGCGTGACGCGCGGCCTGGTTCGTCGcactaaaagttttattttactgCGTCACATAAAGACCCAGCGCCACCGAATGCTACGCGACCCTCGTTTTATAGCCCCCCACGGCCCGTGCGCCGAGCGTGCCGTGCGTTTCTCCACGCCGCGATCGAGCGCAGAGGCACTCGGGTGGCACCGCGACTCGGTGCCGGCCGCGTGCTGCCGCTGCAGCGACTCCCGTGGGTGGGCGCGCAATCGTCGGGGGTGGCCGGTGCTCGTCGCACGCAGGTACGCGCCCGCGCGTGGGACGGTGCCGCGTGACTCGCGTCCACGCGGCTCTGTTTcttgtgtcttttttttcctgttcctCTCTCGGTTTGTCGTCAAGTCggtgatggccggcggcgagacggcCGAGCTGACGCGGAGGTGAAATCCTGATTAGTGAGTGAGACGGAGAAGTGAAATCCTGGGAAGTGAGGCAGAGCAAGTAGAGCAAGAAATTTTGAGTTCTTTTTAGTTGACTTGCTTCCTCCTCTTGATTTCTCTTCAGGTACTTAAAGAATTTACATATACAGCTGATCATTAGGTAGAGTAAAGCTGcgagagatggagatggacCTGGCAATCGAGCAGTACGGGTAAGAACCGTTCATCATGTCTTCGTTCCTTGTAGCTGCAGCGGATCTTTTTCCTACTGATCGCTCgtgtttctccttttttttttccctcttccaTATGGCAGGTGTGTGCATTACAGGAGGAAATGCAAGATAAGGGCGCCCTGCTGCGGCGAGGTCTTCGGTTGCAGGCACTGCCACAACGAAGTGAAGGTTCACAACTTCACACTGTTTTCTCCGGACAGTTAGTTTTACATGCTCTGAATAATAGCTTTATTGTTCGGCTTACTCTGTTACAGGACTCGTTGGAGGTCAGCATCAGCGACCGCCACGAGATCCCTCGCCATGAAATCAAGCTGGTCGGTGTCCTTGTCTTCGTTTTCTTGGTTCCTCTTTACAGCGTATCACCATCAATACTACTTTATCTGATATTTTGCTGCATTTGATGCTAACTGTCGTGTTGGACATGATACTAGTAGTCTATGCTGCACATTATTCTTGGAAATGATCGATTACTTGCTGCTTCCGTTCCATAATGAGTTTCTCAGACCTTGATAGTACTGTACGTGCTTAGCTAGAGTTTCTGTTGATCTTTTAGCTACTTAATGTGTCCGTGCAACATTATAGTTTAGCCCTCCATCACTCAATGTTGAGTACTCCCTCCGGGTCTTTAATAGATGATGTCGTTAAGTTCTagatatcatttattttattaaaaaattatgttattattatttattttattttattgtgatgtgatttattattaaatgtattttaggCATagcttacaattttttttatatatttgcacaaaattttcaacaaatGGTCAAGcacgtaaaaaaaatcaatagtgtcatctattaaaaatcagaGGATGTATGTAATGAAGCTAAGGGTGTTATGATAAGGAAAATGGATAAATAGTTAGAGGGAGGAAACATTGTAAGAATGGTTCACCATCAGTCAAGAACTCAGGATAATTAGCAGCACAGCACGGTTGCAAAAATTAGATTATACCATGAACTACACACTCCTGTTGTTGATGCTTGACTAACAGGTGTCTCCGAAGTTACTCAAAGACTAAATGGATTAACCAATTTCGTACTGCAAATATTGATTGGTTGCGTGATCGCACTAGATCATTCTCTGAAAATGTTCACACTAGATCatcatctaaatttttttctcgctATATGCTCATAGATTCTAGTTTTAAATTCAGTGAAAAAAGTCACCAGGCCACAAACAACTGCACGGATTAAAGTAGAGAAGACAGCTCGAGTAAATCCAATAGTTGTCAATTTTCATAAtatgtttgtttggttgaaacGGGCAAAGTCTGTTCTTTTGTAGATATGGATACAAGTCACTATCTTCCCTCTTGCCACTTTTGGTTGTTTAATCATAATGAGCCTTCTCCGCCATATAGTGATCTTATAACGACTGTTCTACCTTCCTCTCTTATTGAGACTGTTCTACCTTCCTATGTATCACAGGTTATCTGCTCTGTTTGCAACAAAGAACAGGATGTAAGTTGCCTATAAGTAGGAATAGTGTTTATCAGGTGTAGTCAGATTGCCCATCACATGAAAATCATGTGTCGTCTGATTTGCAGGTACAACAGGATTGCTCAAATTGCGGGGCATGCCTGGGTAAATATTTCTGTGCAAAATGCAACTTTTATGATGATGATGtaagcatataaaaatttgaaccTTGTACTGCTAATGAAATTAAATAGTACTtatctctatttcatattataaggtGTTTTGgtcatatatgtttatatatgtatctagattcattagtatccatatgaatctaggtttgaccaaaaaatcttataatatgaaacagagttaaTATCTTGAATATTATTtcgatggcatttcttttcttttctctaatTTGTGTGGCGTTCCTCTTGTTCCAGCTGTCAAAGAACCAATTTCATTGTGATGGATGCGGCATATGTAGGTAAATTGCGCTAAATTTGCATTCATGTGACAAAGTACTGAAATATGTGCCCTTGATAAATCTGATAATTACCTTTTACAGAACTGGTGGTGCAGAGAATTTCTTTCACTGTGACAAATGTGGTATGTTTATGGCTCAGTGACTTTCTTGTTGCCAGTAAAGATCTGGGCTGACATATGGTGGTTATCAGGATGTTGCTATAGCTATGTGCTGAAGGATTCTCATCGTTGTGTGGAGAGAGCAATGCATCACAACTGCCCTGTATGCTTCGAggtaaatatttgttgttcAGAGAAAACATTGACTctgaattttatgaatttactaaaaaaattccccTACATGCTTCTGTCCCAGTATTTATTTGACTCGACAAAAGACATCAGTGCACTGCACTGTGGACACACGATTCATCTGGAATGCCTATACGAGTTAAGATCCCATAAACAGTAAGTAATCAGAGAAAAGATTTACATAGCAGATGCACCTATAGACCATGGCATGTCCCCACTGATTACTGAATACGGTGTCAAACACTGAACCATTTCACCAGGTTTTCATGCCCAGTCTGCCTGAGGTCTGCTTGTGACATGTCCCATGCATGGCAAAAGCTTGATCAAGAGGTGCAGTTTCCTTCTCCCGTTGCACAGCTTATTCATTGACACTGACcatgtatatacatacatatatagacaCCATCCAAATAACTCTTCACTCAGGTTGCAGCATCACCGATGCCAGCGATTTATCAGAAGAAGATGGTATGTGAATCCGGTCACTTTCGTTCTTCAGTTAAACCAGGTAAGTATATGCTGAACAAATAAATGTTTTGGTTATTTTGGATGCAGATATGGATCCTTTGCAACGATTGCCGGAAGACATCAAACGTGCAGTTTCACATCTTGGGACACAAGTGCCCCGGATGCAGCTCTTACAACACCCGGCAGACCAGAGGCGACCCGGCGGCATGCTCCAGAGTCTGAAGAACAGTGAGAGCATAACCATGGTCTGTGcagtctgaactctgaaatgCTCAGATGCTCCATAATAAGATGTAACCTGTGAATTGAGGGAGGCTGTGTTTGCATGGAAGAAAACAGCTTCTTTCGAGCTGAGAAGAGCTGTGCTACGGAGGGCTATCATTTTACCTCCCTGACGTTCATGTTGGTCGGTTGTCGTTGTGATTAGGCTCAATGTCCATCTAAATGCAAACAAATTTTACCTTCATGAACCCCAGTCTGTTTAGGTTTATGGGCTGGAATCTAGAGTTCAATTTCAGCCAAGATATCTGATGGGCCTTTATTTCTGCCACTATCCACACAAACGAGGCATTTCTGGACCTTTCCCTTTGACCAGATAGGAGGCTGCATTTGTTTGTGATGAATGAAAAATCTACCCGTTTCCTGTGAACACGgttttaaactgctaaacgatattctttttattaaaaagaatctATCTATAAGTAGTTTtagaaatcatattaatctatttttaaagttacaatagctaatatttgatttatcatTCCCTAATGAGGTGCTTAGTTTGCCTATTTCAAACTAGCTTCTTTCGTCTTGGGCTGCATTCTTTTCATTTGCCAATTTTGGCTAATTAGCTGCACATAAAATGATAAACATGATTAACATacgataaattaaatattaattaataaaatcaaaaaatatatttagttgtttgttaaaaataatattatttataaagtttttaacGTTTAACACCTTGAAAAACGTATTAACGAAATCGAGAAGTATCTTAGCCCATTGTGCTGTTAAGGACCCTTATAGTAGAGACGAACCATATTCTTCAACTAACTACTTTCGCCGGTAGGGTTATGCCATCGCTACGGTTGGATCATCCACAGCTGAAGTTTCTCTcgcaaaaggaaaaagaactCTCGGAACAGCACAAAAAAGAACTCTGAAACATGGCTGTCATTCAGTGGCATGGCGTGATTAAACCTTACACTAACAAGACTGAAAATAGGGAAATAGCGGATTAATCATCAGGCCTCGTGTGCCTTGTTCGCTTTACAAATCATCCT from Oryza brachyantha chromosome 3, ObraRS2, whole genome shotgun sequence carries:
- the LOC102702262 gene encoding ankyrin repeat and SOCS box protein 13, which produces MAVPGRRNDLVDDGEIDEEFVALSEDEDRPLPEHLFALADAAQSGNVTALVTALDNYDGKVDDPIEDGDTLLHISCLYGHLPCVQLLLERGASLECKDEEGAIPLHDACAGGFTEIVRYILDFAANIDGCLTRMLNTVDSEGDTPLHHAARGEHLGVVELLLRAGACPKKENTYGQVPADMADQGTEVWKKLTGDQVEASTHTIN
- the LOC102702540 gene encoding E3 ubiquitin-protein ligase RZFP34-like is translated as MEMDLAIEQYGCVHYRRKCKIRAPCCGEVFGCRHCHNEVKDSLEVSISDRHEIPRHEIKLVICSVCNKEQDVQQDCSNCGACLGKYFCAKCNFYDDDLSKNQFHCDGCGICRTGGAENFFHCDKCGCCYSYVLKDSHRCVERAMHHNCPVCFEYLFDSTKDISALHCGHTIHLECLYELRSHKQFSCPVCLRSACDMSHAWQKLDQEVAASPMPAIYQKKMIWILCNDCRKTSNVQFHILGHKCPGCSSYNTRQTRGDPAACSRV